The Penicillium psychrofluorescens genome assembly, chromosome: 2 nucleotide sequence CTCTTCTAGCGAAGGTGATAAGAATAGTCACTGTGGGCTGGTCTAGATTCACTCTATCTGGGCTTGCTTTCATGAACAGAGGATCTTTTGGATTGGGACATCAACCTCCGCCATTATACCAGATGCAGCCAAATCCATTACAATCCAGCGTACCCGCGTATGTTCTTTGTTAGCCTCGACACAGGTTGTCAGTCTATCGGTATGCAGCTTCGATTAGGAAACTCAGGTGTCAATCTTCCGCATTCCAACCCCGTGGGGGTATTGATTCTAGCCCATGCGGAAGTCATCATAAATATGGTGGATTCCCACATTGTTACTCTGTTGACGGATAAAATATATTTCTCATTCGAATAGTGCATCGCGTCACGCAGTGTCTGTATATCCATCTGATCGCGTTTCCCTTGAATCTGCCGAGATTGCAGACAACTCAATGACCTCTatcaaatatatatttctccCAGCATGATGTCCATACCGAActggttgatggtgtttACTAtggtggcccgtgcacgtGAACCGCAAAACCCTTCTCCGAGGAGCGACGGGGATTGACGACCAGAACCTATacataatcatcatcatgatgAGGGCCTCTCTCTCCGCGCGGCGTCTGTGCCCGAGATCGTTCTCTTCGTCTCTCGCTCGTCCGATCCCCCTCACCCGTCCTCTCAACATGGCTACCGCCACTCCCCGGTTTGCGGAGGGCGAAGACCCGCACCAGCTCGGACAGGACACCGAGGCCCTTCTGCAGGGCGGGTGGGCGCTGGACGCCGACGCCATTGGCTTGACCAAGACATTTTATTTCAAGAGCTACTTCAAGGCGGTAGTACGTGATCGTGACTGTTTATTGGCCGATCTGGAACAACGTCGACGCTAACCCCTTCTATTCCAGTCGTTTGTGAATCTGATTGCCTCGGAGAGCGCAGTTAAGAAACACCATCCGACCATAACCGTCGTAAGTGGTGACCCGCATCGATAACTAGACCGGCAGAGGCTGACGGAACTAGCGTATCGGCTCGGTGGATGTCCACTGGACGACGCATCACCCGCGCGGCCTAACGGTCAAGGATACGGCAATGGCCCGGCATTGCGACCAGGGAGCAGTGCTGATGAGGGCCGTGGAAGCCGGACAGGGCCAGAAATGTTGATGGTCGGAGCTGTTTGTAATGAAGATAGTGTACAAACCCACACGACAACGACCCGACACTCCGGCTCAGGAGATCATTTCCATGATTCTCAGGGGGGCCTGGATTGACGGTTTTTCTTGTTCGTCCCCGATCCCGGTTCCCCCCTAGTCTCGTCTTAGCCGGGATCGAAATACtcatctcttctctctcccctgaATGAAATTTGGATTTTCTCCTTCCGTGCTCCAACCGCCCCAACTGGCCTTTCTTCGCGGCTGCCATGACGTGAAAGCTGCGGCCCTCAACGGTCGCGCAGATTCCTCCCACGTTCCCCTGAAGATCCGTGCCCTGTTTATTGATCTATTTCCGGTGATTGACGGGGATCCCAATTCCCATCGCCCACCATGACGGCGGACCCGTCTATCCCGCAATCGTTAGGCGAACGCAGAGGACATCATCTCGCCCCGTTGCAGACCAACTTCAGTCGCCCAACGGCCGGCCAGCCCGCCAAACCGGCTCCCTCACGACTACGCCGTGCTCGACCAACCGACTCCAATCATGGCCCGGACGCTCCTCGAGTCCCACTTCAGCCGAAACGCCAAACGTCCAAGACCAGCTTGCGTGGTCTGTTTGGTGGCCGTGATAAGAGCTcgcaggccgccgccgcccagctcgagaGCAAGCTAGCCGAaatcgacgaggccgggCAACCAGACCTGGAGGTGGCCTCCATGTCGGAAACTCCATTATCGCCTCCACCCTGCCCGACTCCCCGGACAGCGACCTCCACTCCCGGTCTGACCTCCCCGATCGTCGAGCACAAGGTCGAATACAAACGTCAGCGCAACACACTCAAGTCGCCTCGCGCGAGAACCTTGGAGCAGAAGCCACCCTCGCAGGAGCAGTATGGCTGGAAACCTCCGCCCCTCTTCCAAGCTTATCCACAATCTATCAAGCATGAATGTCTCCCGGCACCCGCGCTGTCCGCGGATTCGATTCTACGACTCAATGCGACGGCTGGGAAAAGCACGGCGGACGATAACCGCCGTGGAGATGACCGTAAAAAGGAGCAAAAGGAACAAAAGCACCAGCGGACAGTCTCGAGCACGATGAACAAGGTGGAATGGTCGCGTAAAATCTTTGTGCTCGCAACTGCTGGTTTCATTCTTCAGTATGGGGCGCAAGGGAAACATGATCGACTCCCCGAGAAAATGCTCCAACTCGGCCCTCAGTCTGTTGCATTTGCCAGCGATGCCATCCCCGGCAAACATTGGGTGGTCCAAGTCTCCCAGAATCCAACAGCCGATGCTGGCACACCTCCGGCCTCTGAAACTCCCAAGCCCCGGTTCTCACTCTTTCACCGATCCCAAGCGCGCCGATTTACACGAAGCATGCTCCTGGTTTTCGATAACCCCGACGCCATGATTTCCTGGCTGATGGCGATCCGcaccgagatcgaggctCGCGGAGGGCCCAAGCTTCCTACGGAAAAGCACTCCGATGATGAGTTGACGCCAAAGCTGCGTCCTAGGTCCAGTGTGCGCCAGATCGTGCAGAAGGATCCGAACCGCGTTTCCAGCGTGTTCCTTCAACCCCAGATgcgggaagaggaagaggaccTCAGGTCTGTCGGAGGGTTGACCTTACCGTCTCGGTCAAGCTCATACATGTCGGACATTCGCCGTTCGATGGTCGACGTTTCCTCAGTATCCTCTGGTCCGACCGAGGCTACAGCGCCTACGAATGGTGCGGGTTCTTCGTTTACTTCCAATGATCCCCGTACACCCTCGTTCACATCTGCAAATCATACCTCGCCCCCAGTTGGCCCTAGCTCTCCCGTTGCAGAGGATCATCTCGCGGAGATCGATCGTACCAACCCTCGCAGtccatcctcgtccgtccAGGGTAATCGTCAATCATTACTCGGCTCCCCCTATGGCCGATTCACACCTACTCCCGGTACCGTGGATGTCTCCCAAACAACTTCTCGCCCGGACGGCTTGATCCGATGTGCCtcgcctccagctcccaaCTTCAGTGTCCCATCGTTCAGCAAAAAGTTCGTTCCAAGATCGGGGCCGACTCCCGTCAATCAGTTTTCACCCCCCTCTTCTGCTGCCGGCTTTCTCCCTGCCTCcacattttcttcttcatcccctCCTCAGTCTCCCACATTTAGCATCGCCAGCTCTCGGCATACCGATTCAACGGAACCGCCCCTTATGTCCCGGGATCTGGCCGGCCGACGCACACTACGAACGTCTAGCTCTGAAGATGCCCTGACAAAGACTTTACGCTCTTCTCACGCCCCCACAAACTTCTCTCGGGTACCTCGATCCACAGCGCCGGGGTCACCAGACTCCAATAGCAGCTTCTCCCAGCGACCTGTCAGCGTGGTGATGCGTCCAGGCATGAGCCCCCAAGTCAACAGCGAGACACGAGTTCAAacactttctcctcctccagagccagctcCCCGCCCCCGCGTCTCTGCTCTCTACACCGAAAGCCAGGCACAGAGCGTGTCACGCCGCAAGAGCATGCCGGGCTTGCTCGTCGGTCCCCCCGCTGCTCCACCTCCTAACTACCCACTCCCGAAGATTCCTTCGCCTATTTCTACGCAGGCACCGACACCGCAGTCATcaagtccgccgccgccgcatgATCGATTCTACAGCTTGTCGGAGGTGCGCGAGCGTGTTGACCAGCGGAAAAGCGCTTTGATGTCTGGGTCGAAAATGGCTTCTCCTAGGCTAAGATGATACACTGGTCCTCCTTGCTGTGATTTTCAGCCATGCCTCCAAGCCAGGCCCACTTTGGCCTCTCTTTGCACACTCATTCATTGAGATATCCCCCGAGTGAATCTCACCTGCATACCTGCATACCTGCATACCTGCATACCTGCATGCCTCATTGCTTATTGTCTTGAAGCCTTTCATATACCTCCACCCACACTCTTTCTCACGACACCCACCTCTGTGTTTGTGTCCTGCCCATATATCCTCGTGCTGTCTTCAGCCCTTTCATCTGTCTGTGTACCAATATATACCCCCGATTGTTTTTCCTGCCTATGTCTTTGTGAAGATACACTGTGTACACATCTTTGtgccttttcttttttgttaCCCTAACCGGGCCATGTACATGATGTTGGGATCCGGCTGGTGTCCTTGTCTGGTTGGAGAAAATACTTATTGTGGGTGGAGTTAGAATGTACATCTACTTAATAAAGGATCTTTTTGAGCTGCCTGGGGTAAATTGTAGAGCAAATCTGTGCCACCAAATTTTATGATTCCTGCTTCCATACAAGTCAAAATACAATACTCCAATTGACCCATATAGTTGATGACTTTCTCATTGTAGCGCTAAACCCATGGCCTATGCCGTGCACACGCCGACAAAAAGACACAATAAAGAAAGAATCAAGAAAATAATACACAATAGAAACTCCGGAATGAGCATTCTTTTTGGAATGGAAtaagaacaaaaaaaaaaaacacccaATGAAGATATTTGAAGACGAATACCTTTTCAATTCGGCTGTACCGGTAAACCCGCAAGCTAGCAACTCTactcttccacctcctccacccgaGCACTTAGATCCCGCCTCACAGCTGCTGAAGCCGAGGCAGACGCAGCATCCGCCGAAGTGGTCGTGGCCGAGGGAGCTGTTTCAGTGGCCGACGCAGCGGATATCGATGACTTGGACTTCTTGCTCTTTTTActcttcttgctctgtgATTATCAGATGTTAGTCTTGCAAAGGGAGCAACACTGAATAAACGCACCTCTTGCCAACCCCACAGGGGCTTGAAGCTATCGAAGAATCCGACATCCTCGAACAGATTGGGGAACAACCAGAGACCAGGCGGCACCGCAAAGACGGTGATGCAGAACAAAATCAGACGGAAAATAGCCATGGCGAAGAacaggccgagcaggcccATCATGCCCACACTCAGATACCACACGCCCTGACGGAGCATGATAGGCCACAGGGGAAAGAGCACGACGGCAAAGATGCCCGCCACAACAGCGGCCGCCATGGCCTTTTGTTTCCACTGCGGACCCTCGTACAGCCAGACATAGTGCATCATTGGGCCGGTCTCCTGGTGCTGCTCGATCTTCACGTTCCACAGGCCCTTGGTTCGGTTCTTGGGCTTGGCGTGGTTGTGGCCCTCATGCGGGTCAATCTTGCTCACTCGCAGTGCTAGCAGGGACATCGGCAGCAGCTTGAACACGTTCTCGGCGGAGGCGCGGTCTGTCACGGGCGGAAGCAGGGAgttcttcttcgctgctgCTTTGATGTAGGCAGGGGATTCAATTGCACGGATGGCTCGCTTGACTGTGGATTATCATAGGCGTTAGCCAAGGGAGATATTCAGCCCCAGCAGACTACTCACCCTTGATCATGTCCTTCCGCTGTCCATCCAGAATACACGTCCGCGGCTTGAGGTTCTGCGACTTCAGGAAGTGGGCGACAGCCAGTGCCTTGGGATCCGGCGGCTGGCCTGCATTGACAGGCACCTGGTGTTGCTGGGGCTGCTGTGATTGTTGCTGTTGCGGAGCGGGCGGCTGGCCTGGTTGGGCTCCTGGCTGTGGTGACGCCTGACCCTGGCGCTGGgcttgttgctgctgctgtgccTGCTGCATCGCTCGCATGCGCAACTGCGCAACGTATTGTTCAGGTGAGAGACCGAGTTTGGCAGCGTCAGCAGCCAGCTGTTCACGCTGCTTTCTGGCGAATTCCTCGGGCGTCATCCCTCGTttggcggcctcggcggcgaacTGTTGCTGCATGGCCGCCATCTGCTGGGGCGACGGCTGGCcgggaggagtgggaggagtCGCCATGGCGAAGGAATTAATTAATAGGCGGTGGGAGAAATCAAACGGTCGAGGTGTGGTTGAGAAGTTGAAAGAAACAAACGAACTCGAAGAGGCCAGA carries:
- a CDS encoding uncharacterized protein (ID:PFLUO_004102-T1.cds;~source:funannotate), with protein sequence MTADPSIPQSLGERRGHHLAPLQTNFSRPTAGQPAKPAPSRLRRARPTDSNHGPDAPRVPLQPKRQTSKTSLRGLFGGRDKSSQAAAAQLESKLAEIDEAGQPDLEVASMSETPLSPPPCPTPRTATSTPGLTSPIVEHKVEYKRQRNTLKSPRARTLEQKPPSQEQYGWKPPPLFQAYPQSIKHECLPAPALSADSILRLNATAGKSTADDNRRGDDRKKEQKEQKHQRTVSSTMNKVEWSRKIFVLATAGFILQYGAQGKHDRLPEKMLQLGPQSVAFASDAIPGKHWVVQVSQNPTADAGTPPASETPKPRFSLFHRSQARRFTRSMLLVFDNPDAMISWLMAIRTEIEARGGPKLPTEKHSDDELTPKLRPRSSVRQIVQKDPNRVSSVFLQPQMREEEEDLRSVGGLTLPSRSSSYMSDIRRSMVDVSSVSSGPTEATAPTNGAGSSFTSNDPRTPSFTSANHTSPPVGPSSPVAEDHLAEIDRTNPRSPSSSVQGNRQSLLGSPYGRFTPTPGTVDVSQTTSRPDGLIRCASPPAPNFSVPSFSKKFVPRSGPTPVNQFSPPSSAAGFLPASTFSSSSPPQSPTFSIASSRHTDSTEPPLMSRDLAGRRTLRTSSSEDALTKTLRSSHAPTNFSRVPRSTAPGSPDSNSSFSQRPVSVVMRPGMSPQVNSETRVQTLSPPPEPAPRPRVSALYTESQAQSVSRRKSMPGLLVGPPAAPPPNYPLPKIPSPISTQAPTPQSSSPPPPHDRFYSLSEVRERVDQRKSALMSGSKMASPRLR
- a CDS encoding uncharacterized protein (ID:PFLUO_004103-T1.cds;~source:funannotate); translated protein: MATPPTPPGQPSPQQMAAMQQQFAAEAAKRGMTPEEFARKQREQLAADAAKLGLSPEQYVAQLRMRAMQQAQQQQQAQRQGQASPQPGAQPGQPPAPQQQQSQQPQQHQVPVNAGQPPDPKALAVAHFLKSQNLKPRTCILDGQRKDMIKVKRAIRAIESPAYIKAAAKKNSLLPPVTDRASAENVFKLLPMSLLALRVSKIDPHEGHNHAKPKNRTKGLWNVKIEQHQETGPMMHYVWLYEGPQWKQKAMAAAVVAGIFAVVLFPLWPIMLRQGVWYLSVGMMGLLGLFFAMAIFRLILFCITVFAVPPGLWLFPNLFEDVGFFDSFKPLWGWQESKKSKKSKKSKSSISAASATETAPSATTTSADAASASASAAVRRDLSARVEEVEE